CTTCGGAAGTGTTTGCACGGTAGCGTAAAACCGCGGTGTGAGGGACTCATGTTCATGATCGCCATTGGTGTCACCATCTGAGGGTGATTTTCCGCGAGAAGCAAACGCCGCGCCACGTTCTGGAGGCTCCGTGTTGCCTCGAATGAGGATGGCATCAGTAGGATCGGTCCTTGCAGTCCAGAGGTCAACGTATTTCCGAAGGAGTTTGGCCTTGCGATCAGGTTCTTGGCCACGAAGTGGTGTCGACCTTCCACTCCGTGGAGGCGAAGCGACCGTGAGGCTATTGAGACTGTGAGCTCCTTTGGCGGCATTTAAATCGGCAATACGTCTCCGTCGTTTACGGGAACTGACATAGTCGCGCACAAGCGAAACTCTCCTTGCAGCCCATTTAGTGAGAAGCTCCTCGCCTTTGACATAGTCATTCCGGGTATTCATGCGCCAGAGATCGGCGGCGCGTTTTGCGGACACGGGGCGAACTGCAACGGAGTACATGCGGACAGTGGAATGAACAACGCGCGTTGTGCTGAAGAAGTTCTTGAGTATGGACTGTGGACGTACATATGCTCGGCCTTGCACTTGAAGCGTCAGGTCAACCTCAAATGAGACAGGATCCTGCAAGCGTGAAGACTGAAGATCCCATCTAACCGTTACTTGTACGCGATATTTCTCTGCAGTCACCCTGTCTAAAAGAAGCGACCCGTGCAAACTCGAGTCCCACTGGCCCACAAGGGTAATTTTGGATGTCCCATCGGCATTGTCCTTGACCATGGGCTCTTGGATAAACTTCAGTGGGACGTCTGGGGTTTGAAGGTCCTGGTCCGGTATCTTGCCCCATGGATCCAACAGGCGCACAGAGCCAACACGGATGTTGGTAAGATCGTCCCAGGGAAGCGTTTCCGTGGAGCTGTAAGTCAGATTCACCGAAACCCGGCGCTGGAGTCCTTGGTGGAGCTGATATGTCCCTGCATCACAGGCGTTGTTTTGTACCACTTCCACAGGTAGGTACTCTCCGGTCTCGGTCATTTCCAAAACTTGGACTCTCGCAAAAACGTCATGTCTCTCCTCCGAGAAATATTCGGATTCTGCAATACGTGGCGTCTTCTGATCTTGAGGTCCTTGCTCGGCCGAATCACGCATGTCATCCCAACTAAGAAGCTTATCGAGATGCATCTGAGTCACACAGGCATAAACGCAGATTTTCAGCGCAGCATTTCGCGGGCTGGAGAGCGGTAGGCTCATGCTGTGAACACTTTCAAATCGAACTGGCGTCTCATCGAAGCCGTTGATCATCTGGGTCGTCGTCGCTCCACCTTCCTCAGAAATACCAGGGACGAAGAGTTGGGCATGCACATCCGTTCCCTCCCATTCGGCGAACCCCGCCATATCACGCATGACAACATTGAATTTGAGCGTAGATGACGGCGCCTGTGCCGAGGATGGCTCCAGAGACAATCGGATGATGCCCACTACACCCTGTGTATACGGCGAAATCACATCAACCGAAAAGTCCTGAACCCGAGTCTCAAACACCGCAGTGAGAGGAATATCAGCGTCGCCCACAAGGGAGTACTGGGGCGAGCAGGGCTCAGAGAAAGGGTTTTCAAGCTTGAAGTGTTGGATATAGTCCGGTCGATCAATGTATTGGTGTAGCTGTCGCATGGCCTGGACCCGACGCTGGAGCTTCTCAATAGACCAGAGATGGATGACACACTGTTTGAAATCAATGACACGAACAGCAACACAAGGTTTCTTGGCATCATCAAGAATGATATCCTCGTCTCCAGATATGCCGTTCAACACGAGATCATAAGACGAGGCCATGTTGTGTCCATGGTCGACGATGGCGAACTGGAAAACGACGTTTTTGTCCATTATATGGCTCATGACTTGAGCCTCCTTTATCAGCGACGCGTACTGCAAGACTTTCTCTGCCATTCGAACGTAGTTTTGCTGAGACCAGTGCTCAAAGACGGTGCGCGcaacctccaactcccttgGATCCAACTTGGGGTAACCGTTTTCGTAAATCCTCGGGATCGGCTGGCCTAGTTCCTTCATATGGGTTTCGAATGTCTCTTTTTGCTTCCGAAGTTGCTCCTCGTATTCTTCCTTCGCTACTCGAAGAGCTTCTTCCATGCGGACTTTCTCGGAGCGTACATCCTCAATGCCTTGGCTCGGAGAGGCTTCCGAGTCTCTTAGTTTATCCAGATACTGCTCCTTTTGTCGTTCCAGTTGTCGTTGCATATCCTGGCGTACTGACTGTAGGGTGGAAAGACCATTCTGGCCATCGTCCTCGCCTTGGCGAGGCGTCCCTGGCATTGTAATAGCTGTGTCCAGGGAGAAGTTGTCGATGGTGCCGTTGGACATGTATTTATCACGGGTCGGATAAGAACTGAGTGAATCAGAATCTTCCTCGTTGTCCATCAGACCGCGGCGAGTGGCCCTCACTTTCTGCACGTCCTCAAAAAGAGCATCGAGCTCGTCGTCAGGCAGGTGAGATATATGATCCGGTCCCAGCACCGCGCTCACAGCTTCACGACGTGCATAGAACCAATCAGACTCCCGCCCCCGTTGAGAGGGCATTGGAGACTCAGCTCTGCTTGAGTCCCAGCCTAAATCTGAAGCTTTGCTCAGATTTCTCTCATGGGTTTTACCTGGTGCCGGTGAGCCAAGTTCACTCGTTGTAATAGAATGACGGAGTAAACTCTGTTCCACTCGCTCAGCTCGTGCTTCCTGGGGATGATTGAACCGGAAAATATGAAAATCGCCCAAAATAATGCGGAATCCACTCTTTAATCGCTTGGGCTTGTCGACGCGCAGTCCATTAACCATCACTGCTGCGCCCTCGCTGGGCAGAATGGTGACAACATTGTCGATGTTTTCGAATTTGCAGTGATCAGCTAGGATCTTTGACCCGTTCAGTCTGATCTCAATGTGGCTTCCTTGGTCCATGTTGCCCACCTGGGTAGTTCctggtttaatattatacaCGAGACATTCTGCAAGCAGTGGGTCATCGCTCAAGTTGACCAAATGAGGCATCTTTTTGGGTGTACTGAGACCAATAAAGCCCTTTTCGATGCTGATGCCGAGTTCTTCCAGAGCAGCTTCACGTTCCTTGTGGATGTGTTCGGTCTTCACCAGTTTCTCTTCCCAAGTTTGGTTCAAATCCTTGTAGAGTTTCTCGCTCTGGTTCAATTGCTCCACAATTTCTGCTTTGCTCACTTTAGTGACACTGCCGTCGGACTGTTGAATGGAAACCATCTGCTTCTCCATAGGTGTGTCCGGAGGATATTCCTCTGCAACTATcccgccaccacctcctGCGGCCGCGCCGCCCGCTCCTGCACCTCCACCAAGTTTCGCTCGAAGCTGCGCCAATTCGTCCTTGAGTTCTCTGATCATCCGCGCGTTGGGATCCTCGTTGACAACAGCGTGGTTCTTGATTCGCTTTGCGGAGTCGGCGTAACGTAGTGTACCCAGTGTCTCGTCAAAGTTAATATCGGCAGGTGAGATTGCGGCAATCATTGCCGTCATGGCATTACCTCCAAGCGAGTCTTTAAGCAGCCATGTAAGAACTGAATCACGGTATGGCACCATCGAagcagccttcttcgacttggTTTTTCCTGCGGCCAGAtccgccagcgccgcaatGACACGCCCAAGTGTAGAAAGGGATCTGTTAATTTCAGCACCTTCCTTTAGCCTGGCTCCTGTGGCTCCAGTCGATGTTGCTCTCTCGGAACCCGCAAGATCGACTAAACTGATCCGCGACACCTTCTCCGTATCCATGGACGTCTCAGCGTCGTGTCGCTTCTGGGCAAGCATCAACGTGAAGACGGCGTGC
This is a stretch of genomic DNA from Aspergillus puulaauensis MK2 DNA, chromosome 8, nearly complete sequence. It encodes these proteins:
- the KLP8 gene encoding kinesin-3 motor protein uncA (COG:Z;~EggNog:ENOG410PJZQ;~InterPro:IPR027417,IPR019821,IPR011993,IPR022140, IPR001849,IPR036961,IPR027640,IPR008984,IPR032405, IPR001752,IPR000253,IPR022164;~PFAM:PF16183,PF16796,PF12473,PF12423,PF00225;~go_function: GO:0003777 - microtubule motor activity [Evidence IEA];~go_function: GO:0005515 - protein binding [Evidence IEA];~go_function: GO:0005524 - ATP binding [Evidence IEA];~go_function: GO:0008017 - microtubule binding [Evidence IEA];~go_process: GO:0007018 - microtubule-based movement [Evidence IEA]) → MAPGGGGNIKVVVRVRPFNSREIERGAKCIVSMKDTQTVLTPPPGAEEKSRKGGAKGAVEGPKTFAFDRSYWSFDKKASNFADQDNLFMDLGVPLLDNAFQGYNNCIFAYGQTGSGKSYSMMGYGKEYGVIPRICQSMFERIATIQQDKNLTCTVEVSYLEIYNERVRDLLNPSNKGNLKVREHPSTGPYVEDLAKLAVRSFEEIENLMDEGNKARTVAATNMNETSSRSHAVFTLMLAQKRHDAETSMDTEKVSRISLVDLAGSERATSTGATGARLKEGAEINRSLSTLGRVIAALADLAAGKTKSKKAASMVPYRDSVLTWLLKDSLGGNAMTAMIAAISPADINFDETLGTLRYADSAKRIKNHAVVNEDPNARMIRELKDELAQLRAKLGGGAGAGGAAAGGGGGIVAEEYPPDTPMEKQMVSIQQSDGSVTKVSKAEIVEQLNQSEKLYKDLNQTWEEKLVKTEHIHKEREAALEELGISIEKGFIGLSTPKKMPHLVNLSDDPLLAECLVYNIKPGTTQVGNMDQGSHIEIRLNGSKILADHCKFENIDNVVTILPSEGAAVMVNGLRVDKPKRLKSGFRIILGDFHIFRFNHPQEARAERVEQSLLRHSITTSELGSPAPGKTHERNLSKASDLGWDSSRAESPMPSQRGRESDWFYARREAVSAVLGPDHISHLPDDELDALFEDVQKVRATRRGLMDNEEDSDSLSSYPTRDKYMSNGTIDNFSLDTAITMPGTPRQGEDDGQNGLSTLQSVRQDMQRQLERQKEQYLDKLRDSEASPSQGIEDVRSEKVRMEEALRVAKEEYEEQLRKQKETFETHMKELGQPIPRIYENGYPKLDPRELEVARTVFEHWSQQNYVRMAEKVLQYASLIKEAQVMSHIMDKNVVFQFAIVDHGHNMASSYDLVLNGISGDEDIILDDAKKPCVAVRVIDFKQCVIHLWSIEKLQRRVQAMRQLHQYIDRPDYIQHFKLENPFSEPCSPQYSLVGDADIPLTAVFETRVQDFSVDVISPYTQGVVGIIRLSLEPSSAQAPSSTLKFNVVMRDMAGFAEWEGTDVHAQLFVPGISEEGGATTTQMINGFDETPVRFESVHSMSLPLSSPRNAALKICVYACVTQMHLDKLLSWDDMRDSAEQGPQDQKTPRIAESEYFSEERHDVFARVQVLEMTETGEYLPVEVVQNNACDAGTYQLHQGLQRRVSVNLTYSSTETLPWDDLTNIRVGSVRLLDPWGKIPDQDLQTPDVPLKFIQEPMVKDNADGTSKITLVGQWDSSLHGSLLLDRVTAEKYRVQVTVRWDLQSSRLQDPVSFEVDLTLQVQGRAYVRPQSILKNFFSTTRVVHSTVRMYSVAVRPVSAKRAADLWRMNTRNDYVKGEELLTKWAARRVSLVRDYVSSRKRRRRIADLNAAKGAHSLNSLTVASPPRSGRSTPLRGQEPDRKAKLLRKYVDLWTARTDPTDAILIRGNTEPPERGAAFASRGKSPSDGDTNGDHEHESLTPRFYATVQTLPKNPSASKTGYLLAPDDTYTHWARRFVELRLPYLHVYSIPEGDEINAINLRNARVDHAPDFARLLDGPGADGSARGRPNVFAVYGPQNTFLFAARTEAQKVEWILKIDDSYFSNNAPRATTNGPGR